One Tolypothrix bouteillei VB521301 DNA window includes the following coding sequences:
- a CDS encoding ATP-dependent Clp protease ATP-binding subunit, translating to MFERFTEKAIKVIMLAQEEARRLGHNFVGTEQILLGLIGEGTGVAAKVLKSMGVNLKDARIEVEKIIGRGSGFVAVEIPFTPRAKRVLELSLEEARQLGHNYIGTEHLLLGLIREGEGVAARVLENLGVDLSKVRTQVIRMLGETAEVTPGGPSRGNKTPTLDEFGSNLTQMAADGKLDPVVGRAKEIERVIQILGRRTKNNPVLIGEPGVGKTAIAEGLAQRIANKDVPDILEDKRVVTLDIGLLVAGTKYRGEFEERLKKIMDEIRQAGNVILVIDEVHTLIGAGAAEGAIDAANILKPALARGELQCIGATTLDEYRKHIERDAALERRFQPVMVGEPSVEETIEILYGLRDRYEQHHKLKISDEALVAAAKLSDRYISDRYLPDKAIDLIDEAGSRVRLINSQLPPAAKELDRELRQILKEKDDAVRAQDFDRAGELRDREMEIKAEIRAIAQSKTNSTRNEGDEPVVTEEDIAHIVASWTGVPVNKLTESESEKLLHMEDTLHQRLIGQEDAVKAVSRAIRRARVGLKNPNRPIASFIFSGPTGVGKTELAKALASYFFGSEEAMIRLDMSEYMERHTVSKLIGSPPGYVGYNEGGQLTEAVRRRPYTVVLFDEIEKAHPDVFNMLLQILEDGRLTDAKGRTVDFKNTLLILTSNIGSKVIEKSGSGFGFDVAEDVSEAQYNRIKSLVNEELKQYFRPEFLNRLDEIIVFRQLSKEEVSQIADIMLKEVFGRLAEKGITMEVTQGFKDRLIQEGYSPSYGARPLRRAIMRLLEDSLAEEILSGRIKEGDTAIVDVDDTGNVTVRGEQGRELLTPVAES from the coding sequence ATGTTTGAACGCTTCACAGAAAAAGCCATTAAGGTTATCATGCTAGCCCAGGAAGAAGCTCGCCGCCTTGGGCACAATTTCGTGGGTACCGAGCAGATCCTCTTGGGTCTGATTGGAGAAGGTACCGGCGTGGCGGCTAAGGTACTGAAATCAATGGGCGTCAATCTCAAAGACGCTCGGATTGAAGTAGAAAAGATCATAGGCCGGGGTTCGGGTTTTGTGGCGGTGGAAATTCCGTTCACGCCACGAGCAAAACGAGTTCTGGAACTATCCTTGGAAGAAGCGCGCCAATTAGGGCATAACTACATTGGTACCGAGCATCTGCTGTTGGGCTTAATCCGAGAAGGAGAAGGTGTAGCAGCCAGAGTACTAGAAAATCTAGGCGTAGATCTATCTAAGGTTAGAACTCAAGTGATCCGAATGCTGGGAGAAACCGCTGAGGTGACTCCAGGCGGTCCATCTCGCGGGAACAAAACCCCGACTTTGGATGAGTTTGGCTCGAACTTGACCCAAATGGCAGCAGATGGAAAGCTCGATCCAGTTGTAGGAAGAGCTAAAGAAATTGAACGCGTGATCCAAATATTGGGTCGGCGGACAAAAAATAATCCAGTGCTGATTGGGGAACCAGGAGTTGGTAAAACAGCCATTGCTGAAGGTCTAGCTCAACGCATTGCTAATAAGGATGTCCCGGACATTCTAGAAGATAAGCGCGTTGTCACCCTAGATATCGGTCTGCTGGTCGCAGGTACCAAGTATCGAGGTGAGTTTGAAGAACGCTTGAAGAAAATCATGGATGAAATTCGTCAAGCGGGTAACGTCATTCTTGTCATAGACGAGGTACACACCCTAATCGGTGCGGGTGCAGCAGAAGGCGCTATCGATGCAGCAAATATTCTCAAACCAGCCTTGGCGCGAGGTGAATTGCAGTGTATCGGTGCAACAACTCTAGATGAATATCGCAAACACATTGAGCGTGATGCAGCCCTAGAACGTCGCTTCCAGCCAGTGATGGTAGGTGAACCGTCAGTAGAAGAAACTATTGAAATTCTATATGGTCTGCGAGATCGTTACGAACAGCACCACAAACTAAAAATCTCTGATGAAGCATTGGTAGCGGCGGCGAAATTATCCGACCGCTATATTAGTGACCGTTACTTACCAGACAAGGCGATCGACTTGATTGACGAAGCTGGTTCTCGGGTACGCTTGATCAACTCTCAATTGCCACCCGCAGCTAAAGAGTTAGACAGAGAACTGCGTCAGATTTTGAAAGAGAAAGACGATGCAGTCCGCGCTCAAGATTTTGACAGAGCAGGGGAATTGCGCGATCGCGAGATGGAAATCAAAGCGGAAATTCGCGCCATTGCTCAAAGTAAGACGAATTCAACTCGCAATGAAGGTGATGAACCTGTCGTAACAGAAGAGGACATCGCCCACATTGTTGCTTCTTGGACGGGAGTTCCTGTGAACAAACTCACAGAATCGGAATCCGAGAAGTTGTTGCACATGGAAGACACCCTGCACCAGCGCCTGATCGGACAAGAAGATGCTGTGAAAGCGGTTTCACGAGCCATTCGCCGTGCGCGTGTCGGTTTGAAGAACCCCAATCGACCAATAGCCAGCTTTATCTTCTCCGGTCCAACAGGTGTAGGTAAAACTGAGTTGGCAAAAGCCCTAGCTTCCTACTTCTTCGGTTCTGAAGAAGCAATGATCCGCTTGGATATGTCCGAATACATGGAACGCCACACCGTCAGCAAGCTGATTGGTTCGCCTCCAGGGTATGTCGGTTATAACGAAGGCGGTCAATTGACAGAAGCTGTGCGCCGCCGTCCTTACACAGTTGTGCTGTTTGACGAAATTGAAAAAGCGCACCCCGACGTCTTCAATATGCTGCTGCAAATTCTGGAAGATGGTCGCTTGACTGATGCTAAAGGTCGCACTGTAGACTTCAAGAACACCTTGCTGATTTTGACATCCAACATTGGTTCTAAGGTAATTGAGAAGAGCGGTAGCGGATTTGGTTTCGACGTTGCTGAAGATGTATCCGAAGCACAATACAACCGCATCAAGTCTTTGGTGAACGAAGAACTCAAACAGTACTTCCGTCCGGAATTCCTCAACCGTCTAGATGAAATCATTGTCTTCCGCCAGCTTTCCAAAGAAGAAGTGTCGCAAATCGCCGACATTATGCTCAAGGAAGTCTTTGGTCGCCTAGCCGAAAAAGGCATCACCATGGAAGTCACCCAAGGATTCAAAGACCGTCTCATCC
- a CDS encoding DUF3143 domain-containing protein — protein MSFPTPDTPLYNHPLPQIEHWLKEQGCQQDETQLHCWHVQRPSWQAELWLDIEQIIVRYIAAGEDGQDIQRAFKYSLSRQDVERAVFSGP, from the coding sequence ATGTCTTTTCCTACTCCCGATACTCCTTTATACAATCACCCTCTTCCTCAAATTGAGCATTGGTTGAAAGAACAAGGCTGTCAGCAAGATGAAACTCAACTGCATTGCTGGCACGTACAGCGACCTTCTTGGCAAGCTGAACTTTGGTTAGATATAGAACAAATCATAGTACGGTATATTGCTGCAGGAGAAGATGGGCAAGATATCCAACGTGCATTTAAGTATTCTCTCAGCCGACAAGATGTGGAACGGGCAGTTTTTTCAGGACCCTAA
- the lysA gene encoding diaminopimelate decarboxylase, with the protein MVSTQSTGVQDSGSKYLPQANRESTKISPNQELLPLTARINSRDCLEIGGCDVTTIIQQFGSPLYILDEETLRTACRQYRDSFKRYYKGESQVIYASKAWSCISVCAIVASEGLGIDVVSGGELYTALTAGVSPDKIYFHGNNKSREELIFAIQSSCTIVVDNWYELQTLVELGKGDSELAIGLNPQSPIPIMLRLTPGIECHTHEYIRTGHLDSKFGFDPNEIEELFTFVSQQPVLNCVGLHAHIGSQIFERQPHQDLAAVMVQWMSKATRYGLAVKELNVGGGLGIKYTESDDPPSIEEWVQPICEVIQEACAAENLPLPKLIAEPGRSLIGSSCITAYTIGSSKIVPDIRNYVSVDGGMSDNPRPITYQSIYRAVVANRMSSPLTEIATIAGKHCESGDIVIKDAQLPKNQPGDILVVMATGAYNYSMASNYNRLPRPAAVVVANGEANLILRRETYQDLIRQDCLPERVKQG; encoded by the coding sequence ATGGTATCGACACAGTCTACTGGGGTTCAAGATTCTGGTAGTAAATATTTACCACAAGCAAATCGTGAAAGCACAAAAATTTCACCAAACCAGGAACTCTTACCGCTGACCGCTAGAATTAACAGTCGCGATTGCCTGGAGATAGGCGGTTGTGATGTTACAACTATTATTCAGCAGTTTGGTTCACCATTATATATTTTAGACGAAGAAACCTTACGCACCGCTTGTCGCCAATACCGCGACAGTTTTAAGCGTTACTATAAAGGTGAATCGCAAGTGATTTACGCATCAAAAGCGTGGAGTTGCATATCTGTTTGTGCGATCGTCGCCTCAGAAGGTTTGGGAATAGATGTAGTTTCAGGCGGTGAACTCTATACCGCGTTGACTGCGGGTGTAAGCCCTGACAAAATATACTTTCATGGTAATAATAAATCTCGCGAAGAATTAATTTTTGCCATTCAGTCAAGCTGCACCATTGTTGTAGATAACTGGTATGAGTTGCAAACCCTAGTAGAGTTAGGCAAAGGAGATTCTGAATTAGCAATTGGGTTGAATCCCCAATCCCCAATTCCCATCATGCTTCGACTGACACCGGGAATAGAATGCCATACTCACGAATACATTCGTACAGGACATTTGGATAGCAAATTTGGATTCGATCCCAATGAAATTGAAGAGTTGTTTACCTTTGTCAGTCAACAACCCGTTTTAAACTGCGTGGGTTTACACGCTCACATTGGATCTCAAATTTTTGAACGCCAACCCCATCAGGATTTGGCTGCTGTCATGGTGCAGTGGATGAGTAAAGCCACCCGGTATGGTTTAGCTGTCAAAGAGTTAAACGTAGGCGGTGGTTTGGGAATTAAGTACACCGAATCAGACGATCCACCCAGCATTGAAGAGTGGGTTCAACCAATTTGTGAAGTTATTCAAGAAGCTTGTGCTGCAGAAAACTTACCTTTGCCAAAGCTAATTGCCGAACCAGGGCGTTCTCTGATTGGTTCGTCATGTATCACAGCTTACACCATCGGTTCATCTAAAATTGTTCCCGACATCCGTAATTATGTATCTGTTGATGGAGGTATGTCTGATAATCCCCGTCCAATTACATACCAATCCATCTATCGTGCGGTAGTTGCCAATCGGATGTCTAGTCCTTTAACAGAAATTGCGACAATTGCCGGAAAACACTGTGAATCTGGGGATATTGTAATAAAGGATGCCCAGCTGCCAAAAAATCAACCGGGGGATATTCTCGTAGTAATGGCAACTGGTGCTTACAATTACAGTATGGCATCTAACTACAATCGCTTGCCTCGACCTGCAGCTGTTGTAGTGGCGAATGGCGAAGCAAATTTGATTTTGCGACGCGAAACCTATCAAGATTTAATTCGACAAGATTGCCTACCTGAAAGAGTAAAACAAGGATGA
- the cdaA gene encoding diadenylate cyclase CdaA, with amino-acid sequence MGDWWKQWLTTLWTQSLLVQTLDILLVLALTYMILVIISERRTLWMVRGFIVLMLASAISGRLELHLLNFVLEKLVIGCAVAMAVALQSEFRRFLEQLGRGEFKQLFQPSRLAVPKSDSVIDEIVDAVKELSKNRIGALLILETTGPIDERDFSVPGVKLNAEVSKELIQTIFQPKTLLHDGATLIRGSRIVSSGIILPLSGRTASRQLGTRHRAAMGITERVENCICVVVSEETGSISLAERGTLNRPLTITKLKESLEDRFSPTVDREAVAPGLLSLGRQISRQIQSKALSPVLRLLGLPSTASRDKK; translated from the coding sequence ATGGGAGATTGGTGGAAGCAATGGCTGACTACTCTATGGACACAGTCCTTGCTAGTTCAGACTCTAGATATTCTGTTAGTACTGGCGCTGACGTACATGATACTAGTTATTATTAGCGAGCGTCGGACACTGTGGATGGTGCGGGGATTCATCGTTTTGATGTTGGCATCAGCTATCAGTGGCAGATTAGAGTTGCATTTGTTGAATTTCGTATTAGAAAAGTTAGTGATTGGCTGTGCTGTCGCAATGGCGGTTGCTCTTCAGTCAGAGTTTCGCCGCTTTTTAGAACAATTGGGAAGAGGCGAATTCAAGCAACTTTTTCAACCGTCTCGTCTGGCGGTTCCGAAGTCTGATAGTGTAATTGATGAAATTGTCGATGCTGTTAAAGAGCTATCGAAAAACCGGATTGGAGCTTTGCTCATTTTGGAAACCACGGGTCCAATTGACGAACGGGATTTTTCTGTACCGGGAGTCAAGCTGAATGCGGAGGTTTCTAAAGAACTTATACAGACTATTTTTCAGCCAAAAACTCTTCTGCACGATGGAGCGACCTTAATTCGTGGTTCGCGGATTGTGTCATCAGGTATTATTCTACCTCTTTCAGGACGTACTGCCTCGCGCCAGCTGGGAACACGCCACCGCGCAGCGATGGGAATTACTGAACGGGTTGAAAATTGCATCTGTGTTGTTGTATCAGAAGAAACGGGTTCCATTTCGCTAGCGGAACGGGGAACTCTCAATAGACCTCTGACCATTACAAAGCTGAAAGAGTCATTAGAAGATCGATTTTCCCCCACTGTGGATCGGGAAGCTGTTGCTCCTGGTTTGTTAAGTTTAGGTCGTCAAATAAGTCGTCAGATTCAAAGTAAAGCACTATCACCCGTTTTACGTTTACTCGGATTACCATCGACTGCTTCGCGAGATAAAAAATGA
- the uppS gene encoding polyprenyl diphosphate synthase produces the protein MTAQQTELRNLPSDLKQEFLPKHVAVIMDGNGRWAKRQGLPRIMGHKRGVDALKDLLRCCKDWGIQALTAYAFSTENWGRPTEEVDFLMTLFQRVLRQELREMLEENVQIRFVGNLSVLPKALQEEISRSVEQTKDNFSIKFTIATNYGGRQEIIQACRSIAKKVQQGLLQPDEIDEATFEHHLYTTGICDPDLLIRTSGEMRVSNFLLWQIAYAEIYITETLWPDFNRDEFHRALCAYQQRERRFGKI, from the coding sequence ATGACAGCACAACAAACTGAACTGCGAAATTTGCCTTCTGATTTAAAACAAGAATTTTTGCCCAAGCACGTTGCGGTGATTATGGATGGCAATGGTCGATGGGCAAAGCGTCAAGGTTTACCCCGTATTATGGGACACAAGCGGGGAGTTGATGCTTTAAAAGATTTGCTTCGTTGCTGTAAAGACTGGGGAATTCAAGCATTAACAGCTTATGCTTTTTCAACAGAAAATTGGGGAAGACCTACCGAAGAAGTCGATTTCTTGATGACCCTATTTCAAAGGGTTTTGCGCCAAGAACTGAGGGAAATGCTAGAGGAAAATGTTCAAATTAGATTTGTAGGCAATTTGAGTGTTTTACCAAAAGCTCTCCAAGAAGAAATTTCCCGTTCTGTGGAACAAACAAAGGATAATTTCAGCATCAAATTTACTATAGCGACAAATTACGGAGGGAGGCAAGAGATTATACAGGCGTGTCGTTCAATTGCTAAAAAAGTACAGCAAGGTTTGCTGCAACCAGATGAAATTGATGAAGCTACATTTGAACATCACCTTTACACCACCGGAATTTGCGATCCCGATTTGTTGATTCGGACCAGTGGAGAGATGCGAGTTTCCAATTTTCTTCTCTGGCAAATTGCTTATGCAGAAATTTATATAACAGAAACTCTTTGGCCTGATTTTAACCGCGATGAATTTCATCGCGCTCTTTGTGCCTATCAGCAAAGAGAACGAAGATTTGGAAAAATCTAA
- the rimI gene encoding ribosomal protein S18-alanine N-acetyltransferase produces the protein MNNASFILPVNESKLEIRALTSADLNEMVDLDRLCFGGLWTLDGYQRELDSPNSELLGIFSPVSVVKLLGMGCFWSILDEAHITILAVHPQHQRQGLGQALLYSLLKLARDRALERATLEVRASNSAAIALYQKFGFQTAGLRRRYYKDNDEDALILWLKDLQHPQFEQILENWYRGIGDRLREHNNWLLGTRD, from the coding sequence ATGAATAATGCGAGCTTTATTTTACCTGTGAACGAATCAAAATTAGAAATTAGAGCACTCACATCAGCAGACCTCAATGAAATGGTCGATTTAGATAGGCTCTGTTTCGGAGGTTTGTGGACTTTGGATGGCTATCAACGGGAATTAGATAGCCCCAACAGCGAACTCCTCGGTATATTTTCTCCAGTCTCTGTCGTGAAATTACTCGGAATGGGGTGCTTTTGGTCAATTTTAGATGAAGCGCACATTACTATCTTGGCCGTGCATCCCCAGCACCAGCGTCAGGGCTTGGGACAAGCTTTACTTTACTCTCTACTTAAATTGGCTCGCGATCGCGCTTTAGAGCGAGCCACATTAGAAGTTCGTGCTTCTAACTCAGCCGCCATCGCTTTGTACCAAAAATTTGGCTTCCAAACAGCCGGACTCAGACGGCGTTATTACAAGGATAACGATGAGGACGCTCTGATTCTTTGGTTGAAAGATTTACAACATCCTCAATTTGAGCAAATTTTAGAGAATTGGTATCGTGGGATCGGCGATCGTCTGAGAGAACATAACAACTGGCTGTTGGGAACTCGGGACTGA
- a CDS encoding J domain-containing protein — protein sequence MEQSSKQTYYSLLGLHPSASPIEIRRAYRELSKRYHPDTTSLPAALATAKFQQLNEAYATLSNPERRFSYDLKIGYSRFGVIQSPTDLNRPVSKSYDWSKSAYLDASDRPLSAGEIFALFILGLTFIGCLLLAIAVGLTRGETAF from the coding sequence ATCGAACAAAGCAGCAAACAAACATATTACTCCCTGCTAGGACTGCATCCCTCAGCATCACCGATTGAAATCCGTCGTGCTTACCGGGAACTGAGTAAGCGCTATCACCCAGATACCACAAGTCTACCTGCAGCTTTAGCAACAGCTAAGTTTCAGCAACTGAACGAGGCTTATGCTACCCTCAGCAATCCAGAACGACGGTTTAGTTACGATCTCAAAATTGGGTACTCGCGCTTTGGAGTGATTCAATCGCCTACAGACTTAAACCGTCCTGTTTCCAAGTCTTACGACTGGTCTAAATCAGCTTATCTAGATGCAAGCGATCGCCCTCTTTCTGCAGGAGAAATTTTTGCTTTGTTTATTCTGGGTTTAACATTTATAGGTTGTTTGCTACTAGCAATTGCCGTTGGTTTAACTCGTGGCGAAACAGCTTTTTAA